The following proteins are encoded in a genomic region of Mus caroli chromosome 18, CAROLI_EIJ_v1.1, whole genome shotgun sequence:
- the LOC110284458 gene encoding uncharacterized protein LOC110284458: MALGADLSETLVEKPEHRNLEVSMLAPSKKKQPLDKKAEDKQPSESRGNNGRSSKFSPMGKENIWPSREAKVPSQKRSGQSWAVSSCGPHKRSSKLEKRKNRPSCSRERGRDKPGSTHKRDSSHTKLHVKDRRSQPRSPVRTLKRSRSGDRQGVPYNSAKRRRQTSPPETSSLPTFSLLMSRVFTNMDALQVTLDDLQVPGGAFLRVPSSSTEPSVSQRAWLTWQLSHAGAALHWALHTVNSILTA; the protein is encoded by the coding sequence atggccCTGGGAGCAGACCTGAGTGAAACGCTAGTCGAGAAGCCTGAACATAGGAATTTAGAGGTGTCCATGCTGGCTCCTTCCAAGAAAAAGCAGCCCCTAGACAAAAAGGCAGAAGACAAACAGCCCTCTGAGAGTCGGGGTAACAATGGCAGGAGTTCCAAGTTCTCTCCCATGGGCAAAGAGAACATCTGGCCAAGTCGGGAGGCTAAGGTCCCCAGCCAGAAGCGATCTGGGCAAAGCTGGGCTGTCTCCTCCTGCGGACCCCACAAGAGAAGCAGCaagctggagaagaggaagaacagaccATCTTGctccagagagagaggaagggacaagCCGGGGTCCACCCACAAAAGAGATTCCTCGCACACAAAACTGCATGTAAAGGACCGAAGGTCCCAGCCAAGATCTCCTGTGAGGACTCTGAAGCGCAGTCGCTCTGGAGACAGGCAAGGTGTCCCGTACAACTCTGCCAAGAGGCGCAGACAGACTTCTCCTCCAGAAACCAGCTCATTACCAACATTCTCGCTGCTTATGTCCAGAGTCTTCACCAATATGGATGCCTTGCAGGTGACCCTGGACGATCTGCAAGTCCCCGGAGGTGCCTTCCTGCGTGTGCCCTCAAGCAGCACGGAGCCCAGTGTCTCACAGCGGGCCTGGCTCACTTGGCAACTGTCCCATGCAGGAGCCGCACTGCACTGGGCGCTTCACACAGTCAATTCCATCTTGACTGCGTGA